A stretch of Pelecanus crispus isolate bPelCri1 chromosome 3, bPelCri1.pri, whole genome shotgun sequence DNA encodes these proteins:
- the GPR6 gene encoding G-protein coupled receptor 6, protein MEAAAGLNQSAAAAPRLPAGGGGGNGSASLELSSRPPAPAALNPWDVMLCVSGTAIACENALVVAIICYSPALRTPMFVLVGSLATADLLAGLGLILNFVFQYVIRSETVSLLTVGFLVASFAASVSSLLAITVDRYLSLYNALTYYSERTVLCIHTMLAGAWGVSLCLGLLPVLGWNCLHDRAACSVVRPLTKSNVTLLSASFFLIFLIMLHLYIEICKIVCRHAHQIALQQHFLTASHYVATKKGVSTLAIILGTFGASWLPFAIYCVVGDPDYPSVYTYATLLPATYNSMINPIIYAYRNQEIQRSMWVLFCGCFQAKVSFRSRSPSDV, encoded by the coding sequence ATGGAGGCAGCGGCCGGCCTGAACCAGAGCGCAGCGGCCGCCCCCCGGctgccggccggcggcggcggcgggaacGGCAGCGCCTCGCTGGAGCTGTCGTcgcggccccccgcgcccgccgccctcAACCCCTGGGACGTGATGCTCTGCGTCTCCGGCACCGCCATCGCCTGCGAGAACGCGCTGGTGGTGGCCATCATCTGCTACTCGCCCGCCCTGCGCACCCCCATGTTCGTGCTGGTGGGCAGCCTGGCCACCGCCGACCTCCTGGCCGGCCTCGGCCTCATCCTCAACTTCGTTTTCCAGTACGTGATCCGCTCGGAGACGGTCAGCCTGCTGACGGTGGGCTTCCTCGTCGCCTCCTTCGCCGCCTCCGTGAGTAGCTTGCTGGCCATCACGGTCGATCGCTACCTCTCCCTCTACAACGCCCTCACCTACTACTCGGAGAGGACGGTGCTCTGCATCCACACCATGCTGGCGGGGGCCTGGGGGGTCTCCctctgcctggggctgctgcccgTCCTGGGCTGGAACTGCCTCCACGACCGCGCCGCCTGCAGCGTCGTCAGACCCTTGACCAAGAGCAACGTGACGCTGCTGTCCGcctctttcttcctcattttcctcATCATGCTCCATCTCTACATCGAGATCTGCAAGATCGTTTGCAGGCATGCCCACCAGATAGCTCTCCAGCAGCACTTTCTGACTGCTTCCCACTATGTCGCCACCAAGAAAGGAGTCTCCACCCTCGCTATCATCCTCGGGACTTTCGGGGCCAGCTGGCTGCCTTTTGCCATCTACTGTGTAGTGGGGGACCCAGACTACCCTTCCGTGTACACCTACGCCACGCTTCTACCCGCTACCTACAACTCCATGATCAACCCCATCATTTACGCCTACAGAAACCAGGAAATCCAGCGGTCCATGTGGGTGCTCTTCTGCGGCTGCTTTCAGGCTAAAGTGTCCTTTCGCTCCCGGTCCCCCAGCGATGTCTGA